The proteins below are encoded in one region of Pseudomonas putida S13.1.2:
- a CDS encoding LLM class flavin-dependent oxidoreductase, with translation MPREIRLNAFEMNCVGHQSPGLWRHPKDRAWQYKDLDYWTDLAKLLERGKFDGIFIADVIGIYDVLGGNGDAAIRQAAQVPVNDPLAVITPMALVTEHLGFGLTASLTFEHPYPFARRLSTLDHLTKGRIGWNIVTSYLDSGARNLGQKALSDHDARYDFADEYLEVLYKLFEGSWEDGAVVRDRKTGLFTDPRKVHEIRHHGEHFQVPGIHLCEPSPQRTPVLYQAGASSRGKHFAAGHAECVFVAAPSKVILKKTVADIRRRAAEAGRDPRKVLIFNMQTVIVDETDAKAQAKWEELKSYASYEGALALISGWTGIDFSEYQPDQVLEHIHTNAIQSAVEAFSTADPNKRWTVQELADWVGIGGFGPLIVGSAQTVADELQAWVEETDVDGFNLTYALAHETFRDVVELLVPELQQRGAYKTEYRPGTLREKLFGDGPRLPASHPAAGYRDLSRLTKPASIAEPI, from the coding sequence ATGCCACGTGAAATTCGTTTGAATGCCTTCGAGATGAACTGTGTTGGCCACCAGTCACCCGGCCTGTGGCGGCACCCCAAGGACCGCGCCTGGCAGTACAAGGACCTGGACTACTGGACCGACCTGGCCAAGCTGCTGGAGCGCGGCAAGTTCGACGGCATCTTCATTGCCGACGTGATCGGTATCTACGATGTGCTGGGTGGCAATGGCGACGCGGCTATCCGCCAGGCGGCGCAGGTGCCGGTGAACGACCCACTGGCAGTGATCACGCCCATGGCGCTGGTCACCGAACACCTCGGTTTTGGCCTGACCGCCTCGCTGACGTTCGAGCACCCGTACCCGTTCGCCCGTCGGCTGTCGACCCTGGACCACCTGACCAAGGGCCGCATCGGCTGGAATATCGTCACCTCCTACCTGGACAGCGGTGCGCGCAACCTGGGGCAGAAGGCGCTGAGCGACCATGATGCCCGTTACGACTTCGCCGACGAGTACCTGGAGGTGCTGTACAAGTTGTTCGAGGGCAGCTGGGAAGACGGTGCTGTGGTGCGCGACCGCAAAACCGGCCTGTTCACCGACCCGCGCAAAGTCCACGAGATCCGCCACCACGGCGAGCACTTCCAGGTCCCAGGTATTCACCTGTGCGAACCTTCGCCGCAACGCACCCCCGTGCTGTACCAGGCAGGGGCGTCCAGCCGCGGCAAGCATTTTGCCGCCGGCCATGCCGAATGCGTGTTCGTCGCCGCGCCGTCCAAGGTCATCCTGAAAAAGACCGTGGCCGACATTCGCCGCCGCGCCGCCGAGGCCGGGCGTGACCCGCGCAAGGTGCTGATCTTCAACATGCAGACGGTGATCGTCGACGAAACCGACGCCAAGGCCCAGGCCAAATGGGAGGAGCTGAAAAGCTACGCCAGCTACGAAGGCGCCCTGGCGCTGATTTCCGGCTGGACCGGCATCGACTTTAGCGAATACCAGCCTGACCAGGTGCTGGAGCATATCCACACCAATGCCATCCAGTCGGCCGTGGAAGCGTTTTCCACCGCCGACCCGAACAAGCGTTGGACCGTGCAAGAGCTGGCCGATTGGGTCGGCATCGGCGGCTTTGGCCCGCTGATCGTCGGCAGTGCGCAAACCGTGGCGGACGAACTGCAGGCCTGGGTTGAAGAAACCGATGTCGACGGCTTCAACCTGACCTATGCCCTGGCCCATGAAACCTTCCGCGACGTGGTCGAGTTGCTGGTACCCGAGCTGCAGCAACGCGGCGCCTACAAGACCGAATACCGCCCCGGCACCCTGCGCGAGAAGCTGTTCGGCGACGGCCCACGGCTGCCGGCCAGCCACCCGGCTGCCGGTTATCGCGACCTCAGCCGCCTAACCAAGCCGGCCAGCATCGCCGAACCGATCTGA
- a CDS encoding TetR/AcrR family transcriptional regulator: MQTTMPNDAPIGPGRPKDLVKREAILEAAKALFLSLGYANTSMDAVAAAAGVSKLTVYSHFTDKQTLFCSAVMATCQIQLPDLLFEYPEGAPVDEVLLTIARGFQALISSDEAVKLSRLIMAQGSLDPSFGEYFYEAGPKRVLAGMEALLRGADERGLLRIDNPLHAAEHFFCLVKGAPDYRLLLGCAGPLEGDEAEAHVREVVGVFLRAFKP, translated from the coding sequence ATGCAGACCACAATGCCCAATGACGCACCCATCGGCCCAGGCCGGCCAAAGGACCTGGTCAAGCGCGAGGCGATTCTCGAAGCGGCCAAGGCCCTGTTCCTCAGCCTTGGTTACGCCAACACCAGCATGGATGCGGTCGCTGCGGCGGCAGGTGTTTCAAAACTCACGGTGTACAGCCACTTCACCGACAAGCAGACCCTGTTCTGTTCGGCGGTCATGGCCACCTGTCAGATCCAGCTGCCTGACCTGCTGTTCGAGTACCCCGAGGGGGCACCGGTGGACGAGGTGCTGCTGACCATCGCCCGTGGCTTCCAGGCACTGATCAGCAGCGACGAAGCGGTCAAGCTCAGCCGCCTGATCATGGCCCAGGGCAGCCTGGACCCAAGCTTTGGCGAATATTTCTACGAAGCCGGGCCCAAGCGCGTGCTGGCAGGGATGGAAGCGCTGCTGCGCGGGGCGGATGAGCGCGGGCTGCTGCGCATCGACAACCCACTGCATGCGGCGGAGCACTTCTTCTGCCTGGTCAAGGGGGCGCCGGATTACCGCTTGCTGCTGGGGTGCGCGGGGCCGTTAGAGGGCGACGAGGCCGAGGCGCATGTGCGCGAGGTGGTGGGGGTGTTCTTGCGGGCGTTCAAACCCTGA
- a CDS encoding class I SAM-dependent methyltransferase, translated as MEEQGTGIRVEALSAEFAAQAAAWAERLALPLHDEAADFAVQVGADGLQIQQLGPQAPGPVRVDFVEGQAAHRRQFGGGNGQMIAKAVGIAQGVRPQVLDATAGLGKDAFVLASLGCQMTLIERQPLIAALLEDGLARARSDDEVGPIVGRMRLLTGNAIERMRAWEGEAPQVIYLDPMFPHRDKSALVKKEMRVFRPLVGDDLDAPALLEAALALASHRVVVKRPRKAPIIDGPKPSHSLEGKSSRYDIYPKKALKA; from the coding sequence ATGGAAGAGCAGGGCACAGGTATCCGGGTCGAGGCACTGTCGGCTGAATTTGCGGCGCAGGCCGCCGCGTGGGCCGAGCGGCTCGCGCTGCCGCTGCACGATGAGGCCGCTGACTTCGCCGTGCAGGTAGGCGCTGACGGCTTGCAGATCCAGCAGCTTGGGCCCCAGGCACCTGGGCCGGTGCGGGTGGACTTTGTCGAAGGCCAGGCCGCGCACCGGCGCCAGTTTGGCGGTGGCAACGGGCAGATGATCGCCAAGGCCGTGGGCATTGCCCAAGGCGTGCGGCCACAAGTGCTGGATGCCACGGCAGGTCTTGGCAAAGATGCATTCGTGCTGGCCAGCCTGGGTTGCCAGATGACCCTGATCGAACGCCAGCCGCTGATTGCCGCGCTGCTGGAGGATGGCCTGGCGCGGGCGCGGTCGGATGACGAGGTGGGCCCTATTGTCGGGCGCATGCGCCTGCTGACCGGCAACGCCATCGAGCGCATGCGCGCCTGGGAAGGGGAGGCGCCGCAGGTGATCTACCTCGACCCGATGTTCCCGCACCGCGACAAGAGCGCCCTGGTGAAAAAGGAAATGCGCGTGTTCCGGCCTTTGGTGGGTGACGACCTTGATGCCCCTGCGCTACTCGAAGCTGCCCTGGCGCTGGCCAGCCACCGGGTGGTGGTGAAGCGCCCGCGCAAGGCGCCGATCATCGACGGGCCCAAGCCCAGCCATAGCCTGGAGGGCAAGTCGAGCCGGTATGACATTTACCCGAAGAAAGCCTTGAAGGCCTGA
- a CDS encoding extensin family protein encodes MRAVLALLAGLLVLAGLAWHFGWRLPAVWNPWAPLDVRQPPNLLTPYKLARLRDDPALCRQALETSQLRYRAQADSPASANCPLQNVWRIEGGQARLSSSFLASCPLAVAYALFENHGLQPVAQRVLGQPVTQVDHLGSFACRNVYHRKQGRLSQHATANALDISGFRLQDGRRIVLARDWQAGGQKAEFLRQVQQAACESFSTVLGPNYNTAHHNHFHLDMGRWQICR; translated from the coding sequence ATGCGGGCAGTGCTGGCGCTGCTGGCCGGCCTGCTGGTGCTGGCCGGCCTGGCCTGGCACTTCGGCTGGCGGCTGCCTGCCGTGTGGAACCCCTGGGCGCCGCTGGATGTGCGCCAGCCGCCCAATCTGCTGACACCGTACAAGCTTGCACGCCTGCGCGATGACCCGGCACTGTGCCGCCAGGCGCTGGAAACCAGTCAGCTGCGCTACCGGGCGCAAGCCGACAGCCCGGCTTCGGCCAACTGCCCGTTACAGAACGTATGGCGTATCGAGGGCGGCCAGGCGCGGCTAAGCAGCAGCTTCCTGGCCAGTTGCCCGCTGGCGGTGGCCTATGCACTTTTCGAAAACCATGGCTTGCAGCCGGTGGCGCAGCGGGTGCTGGGCCAACCGGTCACGCAGGTCGATCACCTGGGCAGTTTTGCCTGCCGCAATGTCTACCACCGCAAGCAGGGTCGCCTGAGCCAGCACGCTACGGCAAATGCGCTGGACATCAGCGGCTTTCGACTGCAGGACGGCCGGCGCATCGTGCTGGCGCGTGACTGGCAGGCGGGCGGGCAGAAGGCAGAATTCTTGCGGCAGGTGCAGCAGGCGGCTTGCGAGAGCTTCAGCACGGTACTGGGGCCGAATTACAACACCGCGCACCATAATCACTTCCATTTGGACATGGGGCGCTGGCAGATCTGCCGTTAG
- a CDS encoding isocitrate lyase/PEP mutase family protein, whose product MDVQTLRAEAFKALHEREGAFVIPNPWDAGSAKLLASLGFEALATTSAGLAFSLGRPDAEGALSLDDTLDNAGEIVDATALPVAADLENGFGDMPEDCAQTILRAAEIGLVGGSIEDASGRSDAPIYDLGLAVERVRAAVQAARSLPFPFTLCARAENLLHGRMDLDDTILRLQAYAEAGADVLYAPGLRTVEEVRAVVQAVAPRPVNVLMGMAGVPLSVNQLQDLGVRRISVGSSLARAALGAFHRAALEIRNEGTFSYGEQALPFAQLNDLFRR is encoded by the coding sequence ATGGATGTGCAAACCCTGCGAGCCGAAGCCTTCAAGGCTTTACACGAGCGCGAAGGCGCGTTCGTCATCCCCAACCCGTGGGATGCCGGCTCCGCCAAGCTGCTCGCCAGCCTGGGTTTCGAGGCGCTGGCCACCACCAGTGCCGGCCTGGCCTTCAGCCTGGGCCGGCCAGACGCCGAAGGCGCCTTGAGCCTGGACGATACCCTGGACAATGCCGGCGAGATCGTCGATGCCACTGCGTTGCCGGTGGCTGCGGACCTTGAGAACGGCTTCGGCGACATGCCTGAAGATTGTGCCCAGACCATCTTGCGTGCTGCTGAAATCGGCCTGGTAGGCGGCTCCATCGAAGATGCCAGTGGCCGCAGTGATGCGCCCATCTATGACCTCGGGCTAGCCGTGGAGCGCGTGCGCGCCGCCGTGCAGGCTGCGCGTAGCCTGCCGTTCCCGTTCACCTTGTGCGCCCGGGCAGAGAACCTGCTGCACGGCCGCATGGACCTCGACGACACCATCCTGCGCCTGCAAGCCTATGCCGAGGCCGGTGCCGATGTGCTCTATGCCCCCGGGCTGCGCACCGTTGAGGAAGTGCGTGCGGTGGTGCAGGCGGTCGCACCGCGGCCGGTGAATGTGCTGATGGGCATGGCGGGTGTACCGCTGAGCGTGAACCAGTTGCAGGACTTGGGCGTACGCCGCATCAGCGTCGGCTCGTCGCTGGCCCGTGCCGCACTGGGGGCCTTTCACCGTGCCGCGCTGGAAATTCGCAACGAGGGTACGTTCAGCTATGGTGAGCAGGCACTGCCGTTCGCCCAGCTCAACGACCTGTTCCGCCGCTGA
- a CDS encoding DUF72 domain-containing protein has protein sequence MSPPPLPYFLGCPSWSENAWRDYLYPADASSNEMLGLYSQVFNAVEGNTTFYARPAPGTIARWAQVMPEHFRFTAKFPRDISHEGDLRDQLEPAFDFTRLMAPLGKRVSPYWLQLPAQFGPARLGELCHFLDEIGLPVAVEVRNQAFFAKGEEERLLNRLLHERGVERICLDPRALFSCASRDPAVLHAQSKKPKVPPRPAAFSQHPQVRFIGHPELEANHSFLSPWVEKVADWIEEGRNPYIFLHTSDNRLAAALAQRFHQRLMARLPGLAPLPELPRAPEVEQLGLL, from the coding sequence ATGAGTCCACCACCACTGCCTTATTTTCTCGGTTGCCCGTCCTGGAGCGAAAACGCCTGGCGCGACTACCTGTATCCCGCCGACGCCAGCAGCAACGAAATGCTTGGCCTCTACAGCCAGGTGTTCAACGCCGTCGAGGGCAATACCACCTTCTATGCACGCCCCGCCCCGGGCACGATTGCCCGCTGGGCGCAGGTGATGCCCGAGCACTTCCGCTTCACCGCCAAGTTTCCCAGGGACATCAGCCATGAAGGTGACCTGCGTGATCAACTGGAGCCGGCCTTCGACTTCACGCGGCTGATGGCCCCGCTGGGCAAGCGCGTTTCGCCGTACTGGCTGCAGTTGCCGGCCCAGTTCGGCCCGGCGCGCTTGGGCGAGCTTTGCCACTTCCTCGACGAAATCGGCCTGCCGGTGGCCGTGGAAGTGCGCAACCAGGCCTTCTTCGCCAAAGGTGAAGAAGAACGCCTGCTCAACCGCCTGCTGCACGAACGCGGCGTGGAGCGCATCTGCCTGGACCCGCGTGCGTTGTTCAGCTGCGCCTCGCGCGACCCTGCCGTGCTGCACGCGCAATCCAAGAAGCCCAAGGTGCCACCGCGCCCCGCGGCCTTCAGCCAGCACCCACAGGTGCGCTTCATCGGCCACCCGGAGCTGGAGGCCAATCACTCCTTCCTCAGCCCCTGGGTAGAGAAAGTCGCCGACTGGATCGAAGAAGGCCGCAACCCCTACATATTCCTGCACACCTCGGACAATCGCCTGGCTGCGGCGTTGGCCCAGCGTTTCCATCAACGCCTGATGGCACGCCTGCCAGGTCTTGCACCTTTGCCGGAATTGCCGCGCGCGCCCGAGGTCGAACAACTGGGCTTACTCTGA
- the tsaB gene encoding tRNA (adenosine(37)-N6)-threonylcarbamoyltransferase complex dimerization subunit type 1 TsaB: MTTLLALDTATEACSVALLHDGKVTSHYEVIPRQHAQKLLPMIKQLLAESGVALNALDAIAFGRGPGAFTGVRIAIGVVQGLAFALERPVLPVSNLAALAQGALREQGVQQVAAAIDARMDEVYWGCYQATAGEMRLVGREAVLPPEQVALPAGSSGEWFGAGTGWGYAERLAVQVAASNPGALPNALDILSLATFAWARGEAIVAEQAQPVYLRDNVATPKKH; encoded by the coding sequence ATGACCACCCTGCTGGCCCTGGATACCGCCACCGAAGCCTGTTCCGTCGCGCTGCTGCATGACGGCAAGGTAACCAGCCATTACGAGGTGATCCCACGTCAGCACGCGCAGAAGCTGCTGCCAATGATCAAGCAGCTGCTGGCCGAATCCGGCGTCGCGCTGAATGCACTGGATGCCATCGCCTTCGGCCGTGGCCCTGGTGCCTTCACCGGCGTGCGTATCGCCATCGGTGTGGTCCAGGGCCTGGCCTTCGCGCTGGAGCGCCCGGTGCTGCCGGTGTCCAACCTGGCCGCACTGGCCCAGGGTGCCTTGCGCGAGCAGGGCGTGCAGCAGGTGGCGGCTGCCATCGATGCACGCATGGATGAAGTGTACTGGGGCTGCTACCAGGCCACGGCGGGCGAAATGCGCCTGGTCGGCCGCGAAGCGGTGTTGCCGCCCGAGCAGGTAGCGCTGCCGGCGGGCAGCAGTGGCGAGTGGTTCGGTGCCGGTACCGGATGGGGCTACGCCGAGCGCCTGGCGGTCCAGGTGGCGGCCAGCAACCCCGGCGCCTTGCCCAATGCGCTGGACATTCTCAGCCTGGCCACCTTCGCCTGGGCGCGTGGCGAGGCAATCGTTGCCGAGCAGGCGCAACCGGTGTATCTGCGCGATAATGTAGCCACGCCCAAGAAGCACTGA
- the adk gene encoding adenylate kinase: MRVILLGAPGAGKGTQAKFITEKFGIPQISTGDMLRAAVKAGTPLGLELKQVMDAGQLVSDELIISLVKERIAQPDCANGCLFDGFPRTIPQAEAMVAAGVDIDAVVEIAVDDEEIVGRMAGRRVHLASGRTYHIQYNPPKVEGKDDVTGEDLIQRDDDKEETVRHRLSVYHTQTKPLVEFYQKLSAANAGKPKYSHIEGVGSVDAITAKVLAALS, encoded by the coding sequence ATGCGCGTAATTCTGCTGGGAGCTCCCGGGGCCGGTAAAGGTACTCAGGCAAAGTTCATCACCGAAAAGTTCGGTATTCCACAGATCTCCACCGGCGACATGCTGCGTGCTGCCGTCAAGGCCGGCACCCCGCTGGGCCTGGAGCTGAAGCAAGTCATGGATGCCGGCCAGCTGGTCTCCGACGAGCTGATCATCAGCCTGGTCAAGGAGCGCATCGCCCAGCCTGATTGCGCCAATGGCTGCCTGTTCGACGGTTTCCCACGCACCATCCCGCAAGCCGAAGCCATGGTCGCGGCCGGTGTCGACATTGACGCCGTGGTCGAAATCGCCGTGGACGACGAAGAAATCGTCGGCCGCATGGCGGGTCGCCGCGTGCACCTGGCCTCGGGCCGCACCTACCACATTCAGTACAACCCGCCGAAAGTGGAAGGCAAGGACGACGTGACGGGCGAAGACCTGATCCAGCGCGACGACGACAAGGAAGAAACCGTTCGTCATCGCCTGTCGGTCTACCACACCCAGACCAAGCCGCTGGTGGAGTTCTACCAGAAGCTGTCGGCAGCCAATGCCGGCAAGCCGAAGTACAGCCACATCGAAGGTGTCGGTTCGGTTGACGCCATCACTGCCAAGGTCTTGGCAGCCCTGAGCTGA
- the ppc gene encoding phosphoenolpyruvate carboxylase, protein MTDIDVRLREDVHVLGELLGETIRQQHGDAFLQKIEDIRHSAKADRRGPGEQLTSTLADLAEEDLLPVARAFNQFLNLANMAEQYQLIRRRDVGQPEPFEARVLPELLARLKQAGHSNDALARQLAKLDIQLVLTAHPTEVARRTLIQKYDAIAGQLAAQDHRDLTPDERLQVRVRLRRLIAEAWHTEEIRRTRPTPVDEAKWGFAVIEHSLWHAIPSHLRKVDQALLEATGLRLPLEAAPIRFASWMGGDRDGNPNVTAAVTREVLLLARWMAADLFLRDIDALAAELSMQQASAALRERVGDSAEPYRAVLKQLRDRLRATRAWAHTALTSSQPASAEVLVDNRDLIAPLELCYQSLHECGMGVIAEGPLLDCLRRAVTFGLFLGRLDVRQDAARHRDALTEITDYLGLGRYADWDEDRRIEFLQAELKNRRPLLPAHFRPQADTAEVLATCREVAAAPAASLGSYVISMAGAASDVLAVQLLLKEAGLTRPMRVVPLFETLADLDNAGPVMQRLLGLPGYRAGLRGPQEVMIGYSDSAKDAGTTAAAWAQYRAQENLVRICAEHQVELLLFHGRGGTVGRGGGPAHAAILSQPPGSVAGRFRTTEQGEMIRFKFGLPAIAEQNLNLYLAAVLEATLLPPPPPQPAWREVMDQLAADGVKAYRSVVRDNPDFVEYFRQSTPEQELGRLPLGSRPAKRRAGGIESLRAIPWIFGWTQTRLMLPAWLGWETALSNALARGQGELLAQMREQWPFFRTRIDMLEMVLAKADAQIAEAYDERLVQPHLLPLGAHLRDLLSQSCQVVLGLTGQQVLLAHSPETLEFISLRNTYLDPLHRLQAELLARSRSREAALDSPLEQALLVTVAGIAAGLRNTG, encoded by the coding sequence ATGACCGATATCGATGTGCGTTTGCGTGAAGATGTCCATGTGTTGGGTGAGCTGCTCGGCGAAACCATTCGCCAGCAGCATGGCGATGCGTTCTTGCAGAAAATCGAGGACATCCGCCACAGTGCCAAGGCCGACCGCCGTGGCCCTGGCGAGCAACTGACGTCCACCCTGGCCGACCTTGCCGAAGAAGACTTGCTGCCCGTGGCCAGGGCCTTCAACCAGTTCCTCAACCTGGCCAACATGGCCGAGCAGTACCAGTTGATCCGCCGCCGCGACGTCGGCCAGCCCGAACCTTTCGAAGCGCGGGTATTGCCCGAGCTGCTGGCGCGCCTGAAGCAAGCCGGGCACAGCAACGATGCCCTGGCCCGGCAGCTGGCCAAGCTCGACATCCAGCTGGTGCTCACCGCACACCCCACCGAGGTGGCTCGTCGCACCTTGATCCAGAAGTACGATGCCATTGCCGGCCAACTGGCTGCCCAGGACCACCGCGACCTGACCCCGGACGAACGCCTTCAAGTACGTGTACGCCTGCGCCGGCTGATTGCCGAGGCCTGGCACACCGAAGAAATCCGCCGCACCCGGCCGACCCCGGTAGACGAAGCCAAGTGGGGCTTCGCGGTGATCGAGCATTCGCTGTGGCACGCGATCCCCAGCCACCTGCGCAAGGTCGACCAGGCCCTGCTGGAAGCCACCGGCCTGCGCCTGCCGCTGGAAGCCGCGCCGATCCGCTTTGCCTCGTGGATGGGCGGGGACCGTGATGGCAACCCCAACGTGACTGCCGCGGTCACCCGCGAGGTGCTGTTGCTGGCGCGCTGGATGGCCGCCGACCTGTTCCTGCGCGACATCGATGCACTGGCCGCCGAGTTGTCCATGCAGCAGGCCAGCGCCGCTTTGCGCGAACGGGTGGGCGACAGTGCCGAACCCTACCGCGCCGTGCTCAAGCAATTGCGCGACCGCCTGCGGGCAACGCGTGCCTGGGCGCATACCGCTTTGACCAGCAGCCAACCGGCCAGCGCCGAAGTGCTGGTGGATAACCGCGACCTGATTGCGCCGCTGGAGCTGTGCTACCAGTCGCTGCACGAATGCGGCATGGGCGTTATCGCCGAAGGCCCGTTGCTCGACTGCCTGCGCCGCGCCGTCACTTTCGGCCTTTTCCTGGGCCGCCTGGACGTACGCCAGGACGCTGCCCGCCACCGTGACGCGCTGACCGAAATCACCGACTACCTGGGCCTGGGCCGCTATGCCGACTGGGATGAAGACCGCCGCATCGAATTCCTTCAAGCCGAACTGAAAAACCGCCGGCCGCTGTTGCCCGCGCACTTCAGGCCGCAGGCAGATACCGCCGAGGTGCTGGCAACCTGCCGGGAGGTTGCCGCCGCGCCCGCTGCCTCGCTGGGCTCCTACGTGATTTCCATGGCTGGTGCCGCTTCGGATGTGCTGGCGGTGCAGCTGCTGCTCAAGGAAGCCGGGCTGACCCGCCCCATGCGTGTGGTACCGCTGTTCGAAACCTTGGCCGACCTGGACAATGCCGGCCCGGTAATGCAGCGCCTGCTCGGCCTGCCGGGTTACCGGGCCGGGCTGCGCGGCCCGCAGGAAGTGATGATCGGCTACTCCGACTCGGCCAAGGACGCCGGTACCACAGCGGCGGCCTGGGCGCAGTACCGGGCCCAGGAAAACCTGGTACGCATCTGTGCCGAGCATCAGGTCGAACTGCTGCTGTTCCACGGCCGGGGCGGTACGGTAGGCCGCGGTGGTGGCCCGGCCCACGCGGCGATCCTGTCGCAACCACCGGGGTCGGTGGCGGGGCGTTTCCGCACCACCGAGCAGGGCGAAATGATTCGTTTCAAGTTCGGTTTGCCGGCTATTGCCGAGCAAAACCTCAACCTGTACCTGGCCGCTGTGCTCGAAGCCACGCTGTTGCCACCTCCGCCCCCGCAGCCGGCCTGGCGCGAGGTGATGGACCAGCTGGCTGCCGATGGCGTCAAGGCTTACCGCAGCGTAGTGCGCGACAACCCCGATTTCGTCGAGTATTTCCGCCAGTCGACGCCAGAACAGGAACTGGGGCGCCTGCCGCTGGGCAGCCGCCCGGCCAAGCGCCGCGCCGGGGGGATCGAGAGCCTGCGGGCCATCCCGTGGATATTTGGCTGGACCCAGACCCGGTTGATGCTGCCGGCCTGGCTGGGCTGGGAAACCGCGCTGAGCAACGCCTTGGCCCGTGGCCAGGGTGAGTTGCTGGCGCAGATGCGCGAGCAATGGCCGTTCTTCCGCACCCGCATCGACATGCTGGAAATGGTGCTGGCCAAGGCCGATGCGCAAATTGCCGAGGCCTACGACGAACGTCTGGTGCAACCGCACCTGCTTCCTTTAGGTGCACACCTGCGCGACCTATTGTCGCAGTCTTGCCAGGTGGTGCTGGGGCTGACCGGGCAGCAGGTACTACTGGCGCACAGCCCCGAGACGCTGGAATTCATCAGCCTGCGCAACACCTACCTGGACCCGCTGCACCGCCTGCAGGCCGAGTTGCTGGCCCGCTCGCGCAGCCGCGAAGCCGCTCTGGACAGCCCGTTGGAGCAGGCCTTGCTGGTGACCGTGGCGGGTATTGCCGCCGGGCTGCGCAATACCGGCTGA
- a CDS encoding DUF4398 domain-containing protein — MELTTMKTRTSKLSSTHVRGFKLAALALGSSLVLAGCAGNPPTEQYAVTQSAVNSAVSAGGTEFAAVEMKAAQDKFKQAEIAMHDKKYDEAKRLAQQAEWDARLAERKAQAAKAQKAVQDARQGVQDVREEGLRSAQ; from the coding sequence ATGGAGCTGACCACCATGAAGACCCGCACTAGCAAACTGTCATCTACTCACGTGCGCGGGTTCAAGCTGGCCGCGCTGGCCCTGGGCAGTAGCCTGGTCCTGGCCGGCTGTGCGGGCAACCCGCCCACCGAGCAGTATGCCGTTACCCAATCCGCCGTGAACTCTGCCGTCAGCGCGGGTGGCACCGAGTTCGCTGCCGTGGAAATGAAAGCGGCCCAGGACAAGTTCAAGCAAGCCGAAATCGCCATGCACGACAAGAAGTACGACGAGGCCAAGCGCCTGGCCCAACAGGCCGAGTGGGACGCACGCCTCGCCGAACGCAAGGCCCAGGCGGCCAAGGCCCAGAAGGCCGTGCAGGATGCCCGCCAGGGCGTTCAGGACGTACGTGAGGAAGGCCTGCGCAGCGCTCAGTGA
- a CDS encoding OmpA family protein, whose product MRKHVMIPALLALSVGLAACSHDPNANLESARTNFSSLQSDPQSSKVAALETKDAQDWLNKADKAYMDREDEKKVDQLAYLTNQRVEVAKQTIALRTAEGELKNASAQRAQAKLDARDAQIAKLQDSLNAKQTDRGTLVTFGDVLFDFNKAELKSNAYPNITKLAQFLQENPERKVIVEGYTDSVGSANYNQTLSERRANSVRMALVRAGVDPARVVSQGYGKEYPVADNGSNSGRAQNRRVEVTISNDNQPVAPRSVSQIQQ is encoded by the coding sequence ATGCGCAAACACGTCATGATTCCCGCCCTGCTGGCCCTCAGCGTTGGTCTTGCTGCCTGCTCGCACGACCCTAACGCCAACCTCGAGTCGGCCCGCACCAACTTCTCCTCGCTGCAGAGCGACCCGCAATCGAGCAAGGTCGCGGCGCTGGAGACCAAGGACGCCCAGGACTGGCTGAACAAGGCAGACAAGGCCTACATGGACCGTGAAGACGAGAAGAAGGTCGACCAACTGGCCTATCTGACCAACCAGCGTGTCGAAGTGGCCAAGCAGACCATTGCCCTGCGTACTGCCGAAGGTGAGTTGAAGAACGCCTCGGCCCAGCGCGCACAGGCCAAGCTGGACGCCCGCGACGCCCAGATCGCCAAGCTGCAGGACAGCCTCAATGCCAAGCAGACCGACCGCGGCACGCTGGTGACCTTCGGCGACGTGCTGTTCGACTTCAACAAGGCCGAACTCAAGAGCAACGCCTACCCGAACATCACCAAGCTGGCCCAGTTCCTTCAGGAAAACCCGGAACGCAAGGTGATCGTAGAGGGCTACACCGACAGCGTCGGCTCGGCCAACTACAACCAGACCCTGTCCGAGCGCCGCGCCAACAGCGTGCGCATGGCACTGGTACGTGCCGGCGTCGACCCGGCGCGCGTCGTTTCCCAGGGCTATGGCAAGGAGTACCCGGTAGCGGACAACGGCAGCAACTCGGGCCGTGCGCAAAACCGTCGCGTGGAGGTAACCATCTCCAACGACAACCAACCGGTAGCACCCCGTTCGGTGAGCCAGATTCAGCAGTAA